The genomic stretch GAGCAAATTTGCTGTTAATTTAACCTTATAGTCCTGTAGTTTGCGCTATCTATCTCCCTTGTGGAACTGCTAAGTAATGACCATGGCTCTATATACAGTGTTTTTTTAGTATCAGTTATTTGTCTGCGTTGTGTACTACTGAGGCAGTTATGTTATGTTTAAATAAAGTATAATATATTTGTTCATAGTTTACTATTAGCATAAGGTTGTATTGTGACTAATTGGTTCATTAAGAAAAGAATTTCAAGCTGGAGTGTTGTTCATGAAAAATGATTCAATTCAGATTCTACTGGGAAGTTTGACTTTAATGGAGTAGAGTGGTCGTAAATGCTGTTATATTGAAGGATATAAAAGATCTTGAAAATAGTTAACTTTCAAACTTTTAAGAAATTTGAAGATATAGtttcttaaataatattttcattgAACATTTTTCTATATTAACTCAGAAAATCATCGATTCcctagttatttcaatttcatatgtgtgttaaaaaattatattaattatattaatattattgtattatcttattttattattcttttgtGGAGTCAATTTAGGGGAGAATATCAAACGAAAAAAAAGTTATTGAAATAAAATCAGAcaatagaaattataaaaaaaaaatgcataATAGAAATGTATATTGAATCTATAATAAGAAGAATACAATTTATCCAAATAATTATTTACACAATGGTTTTTATAAGaaattaaatagtaaaaaataaaGCATATGAAAGTAGACTgtggttcaaaattcaaattaatcataatttaacaaaaaaatagGAAAGGTTAATAATATACCCACACCATAAGTGTATAAACTCAATAGGTTTCtcataaatttcataaaaataacataCTAACATAATAAAATTACGAGATACAAATATCATTACAATTAAAAGTAATTTAATAGCATAGCAAAGGCATAAATAAGCAAACACATAAATAGGTAAGTATATAATGTTGTACAGAtgacaaaaaattatataatagtaatgacaaaaaaaacatacaaaaaggAGAAACACAATTTAAAATAgagttaaataaatttttgtctctataaatattgcagtttcatttttagtctcttTGACTTTAAGTAACAGTTTTAGCTTGTTTTGAAaacggttttttttttaaaaaaccgttGTCTAAAGGCAGGGAatgactaaaaataaaaactccaatatttatagggatcaacaaattatttaaccctttaaaataaatcataatcaaatttagaccatttaaaataaatcataattaaatttggaccatttaaaataaatcataatcaaatttagaccatttaaaataaatcataattaaatttgaaccatttaaaataaatcataatagAGATAGATTTctcaaatttaaacaatttaaaataaattacaatAGATATAGATTTCTCAAATATGGAGTTATTGACAAAACAATTCTTTTCTGACCTACCAATGTCTTAAAATTAATAGCAacaataatcaaataaaatagagtatgaTTGAGCGGCAGTAAATTCTGAGCAGTTTTGAACCAACATTTCATCGATGATAATAATTATTTGACAACGTCACTCACAacaataatcaaataaaatagagtatgaTTGAGCGGCAGTAAATTCTGAGCAATTTTGAACCAACATTTCATCGATGATAATAATTATTTGACAACGTCGCTATCACTCTCTCTTTCAAGAATAGTCACTATCACTCTCTCTTTCAAGAATAGTGATGAATCCTAAAAATAGTTTAGAAATGATCTAAAACATTTACATTTCAAAGAAGATGAACTCATGATGATTCATTTTGATAGAATATACCAATTAAGTTAACTTTATATTTGATAAATTTTAACGTAAAAGACTAAATTAAATATGGCTGATTATTAACAAAGGGCAcataaaaacatttaattaaattaagaaataaaGAGTCTAAtcaattctttttcttttgaaaaatacaaaTGCATTCatctataaatataaaatatagtaaacaaaattaaaaattaattaaaaattaataaaatattaaatttattgacaattaatattatttaaatatgtttatacacttccatttttttttcttctacaaGTTATGTTTCTATTatattatttgttatttattttaaaaaaatgttaataagtctgatttttaaaaatattattttaataattaaatagaaaACTTGTTAGCTTAATCAATAGAAAATTGAAAAATGTTAATAAGTTTTGCGTTTTAATCCTTTATTTTAATGGTTAAAATTGTGAGTTTTTTTATTGCTAAATACATGAAAATTTACGTTGGATCTCTTAAATCTATACCATTATTACATATAAAatgtaaaaatttaattttaaaagataattcatttaatttttagaaaaataaatatatattcatcatcaaatatatttaattatattcttaaaatagtgtttctatttaatttaaaaaaataaataataataataatattattattattattattattaatttggcGGCAGAATCTATATAAAAAGGCATACTCTCTTCACGAATCTATTGCACCGAACAGTTAATTAACGGCTTCATAATTGTTCACTTCACCGAAACAAAGTGATCAGTATTCTTCAACACCTCTTCCAAATATGTCAGTCACCACCGCAACTATGAACAAAGACGACGGCACTGCCGTCACCGCCGATAGGGCAAGAATTCTCTCCCCAGATTTTGTCCACACCTTGAAACTCAAATACCTAAAGTTAGGTTATCCCTACTTAATCTCAAATCTCATAACCCTATCTTTAATTCCATTAGTCATCATCATCTTACTCAAAAAAGAAAACCTCAAAAAAGAAAATCTCACCCAACAAGGGTTTCTTCAGCACAATCTCATCCACATCTTCACTTTCTTCGGTTTCACAGTCTTTGCTTTCATTTTCCATATCCGCACGCGCCCACGCGCCGTCTACCTCATCGACTTCTCTTGTTTCCGTCCCGCCGATCACCTCAAAGCTCCGTTCCACAGCTTCATCCAGCATTCTCATCTCACCGGCGACTTTGACGATTCCTCTTTGGAGTTCCAGCGCAAGATTCTTCTCCGATCTGGTCTCGGCGATGAAACATACGTTCCCGAAGCCATGCATTGCATTCCTCCCCGTCCTTCAATCTATGCGGCTAGAAAGGAAGCGGAATCTGTCATGTTTGGTGCGTTGGATAATCTTTTCATCAACACAAACCTAAATCCGAAAGAAATTGGAATTCTGGTTGTGAATTGTAGTTTGTTTAACCCTATACCTTCACTTTCTTCAATGATTGTGAATAAATATAAACTGAGAAGTAACATTATGAGTTTCAATTTAGCTGGAATGGGTTGCAGTGCTGGTGTTATAGCTACTGATCTTGCAAGAGATCTGTTGATGGTTCAAAAGAATGATACTTATGCTGTTGTTGTCAGCACTGAAAATATCACTCAGAATTGGTACTTTGGGAATAACAAATCAATGCTTATACCTAATTGTTTGTTTAGAGTTGGTTGTTCGGCTGTGTTGCTATCGAATAAATCCTTTGATAGAACGAGGGCTAAGTATAAGCTTGTGCATGTTGTGAGGACGAATTGCGGTGCAGACGATAAGGCCTTTCGATGTGTTTATCAGGAAGAAGATGCTGTGGGGAAAACTGGTGTCTCATTGTCGAAAGACTTGATGGAAATTGCTGGTTTGgcattgaaaataaatattactaCACTTGGTCCTTTGGTGCTTCCGATTAGTGAGCAACTTATGATTTTCGCTAATttggttttgaaaaagttttctaaTAACCCTGTGAAGCCTTATATACCAGATTTCAAACTCGCGTTTGACCATTTCTGTATACATGCTGGTGGAAGGGCTGTGATCGATGAGTTGGAGAAGAATCTTGAGTTGCTTCCCGTACACGTGGAGGCTTCTAGGATGACGCTTCATCGCTTTGGGAACACTTCCTCGAGCTCTATTTGGTATGAGTTGGCGTATATTGAAGCTAAAGGGAGGGTAAAGAAGGGAAACCGAGTCTGGCAAATTGCATTTGGAAGTGGTTTCAAGTGCAACAGTGCTGT from Vicia villosa cultivar HV-30 ecotype Madison, WI linkage group LG4, Vvil1.0, whole genome shotgun sequence encodes the following:
- the LOC131596603 gene encoding 3-ketoacyl-CoA synthase 4-like, yielding MSVTTATMNKDDGTAVTADRARILSPDFVHTLKLKYLKLGYPYLISNLITLSLIPLVIIILLKKENLKKENLTQQGFLQHNLIHIFTFFGFTVFAFIFHIRTRPRAVYLIDFSCFRPADHLKAPFHSFIQHSHLTGDFDDSSLEFQRKILLRSGLGDETYVPEAMHCIPPRPSIYAARKEAESVMFGALDNLFINTNLNPKEIGILVVNCSLFNPIPSLSSMIVNKYKLRSNIMSFNLAGMGCSAGVIATDLARDLLMVQKNDTYAVVVSTENITQNWYFGNNKSMLIPNCLFRVGCSAVLLSNKSFDRTRAKYKLVHVVRTNCGADDKAFRCVYQEEDAVGKTGVSLSKDLMEIAGLALKINITTLGPLVLPISEQLMIFANLVLKKFSNNPVKPYIPDFKLAFDHFCIHAGGRAVIDELEKNLELLPVHVEASRMTLHRFGNTSSSSIWYELAYIEAKGRVKKGNRVWQIAFGSGFKCNSAVWEAIRDVKPSPNGPWEDCIDKYPVELLP